In Streptomyces violaceusniger Tu 4113, one DNA window encodes the following:
- a CDS encoding ArsA family ATPase yields the protein MRTVLVTGTGGAGRTTVAAATALAAAREGQRTLLLTADPDGTPEALLGIRALRFAPGRSADRLPWSVPVELAPGVWAARIITDEWFRSELTALQDRGHGLLDLLGATPLDGEELTALPGVESLALLRALRAARTAPPGTGWDVLVVDMPPAPDTVALLALPQQLRRYLRRLLPAERQAARALRPMLAQLAGVPMPAQKLYETAERWERELAAVQGVIESEATTVRLVVEPGPLADRALRTARAGLALHGCRVEAVIANRLLPTGSSDSWLAALSGQQQDALKELYEQWAPAVPVRELPHLGRDPHGVGDPRGAEPRPGEGGGAGADGVDARRAPAGLAALAGAVGAPAARPDRPAPDPWTVEDRLADDGVLLWRLPLPGADRDGLGLVRRGDELIVSVGPFHRVLPLPSALRRCTVSGAGLRDGWLQVRFTPDPDLWPKRL from the coding sequence ATGCGTACGGTCCTCGTCACCGGTACCGGCGGCGCGGGCCGCACCACCGTGGCCGCCGCGACCGCCCTCGCCGCCGCCCGTGAGGGGCAGCGGACGCTGCTGCTCACCGCCGACCCGGACGGCACCCCCGAGGCGCTGCTCGGCATCCGCGCGCTGCGGTTCGCCCCCGGGCGTTCGGCGGACCGGCTGCCGTGGTCCGTACCCGTCGAGCTCGCCCCCGGAGTGTGGGCCGCGCGGATCATCACGGACGAGTGGTTCCGCAGCGAGCTCACCGCTTTGCAGGACCGCGGCCATGGCCTGCTCGACCTGCTCGGCGCGACCCCGCTGGACGGCGAGGAGCTGACCGCCCTCCCCGGGGTGGAGTCCCTCGCGCTGCTGCGGGCCCTGCGCGCTGCCCGGACCGCCCCGCCCGGCACCGGCTGGGACGTCCTCGTCGTCGACATGCCGCCCGCGCCGGACACCGTCGCGCTGCTCGCCCTGCCCCAGCAGTTGCGGCGCTATCTGCGGCGGCTGCTGCCCGCCGAGCGGCAGGCGGCCCGTGCGCTGCGGCCGATGCTCGCCCAGCTTGCGGGGGTGCCGATGCCCGCGCAGAAGCTGTACGAGACGGCCGAGCGCTGGGAGCGGGAACTGGCCGCCGTCCAGGGGGTGATCGAGTCCGAGGCCACGACCGTACGGCTGGTCGTGGAGCCCGGGCCGCTCGCCGACCGGGCGCTGCGCACCGCCCGCGCCGGTCTGGCGCTGCACGGCTGCCGGGTGGAGGCGGTGATCGCGAACCGGCTGCTGCCCACCGGGAGCTCCGACTCCTGGCTCGCCGCGCTCTCCGGCCAGCAGCAGGACGCGCTCAAGGAGCTGTACGAGCAGTGGGCGCCCGCCGTCCCGGTCCGTGAGCTGCCGCATCTGGGCCGCGACCCGCACGGCGTCGGCGATCCGCGGGGCGCGGAGCCGCGGCCCGGCGAGGGCGGTGGGGCCGGTGCGGACGGTGTGGATGCCCGGCGCGCCCCGGCCGGGCTCGCGGCGCTGGCCGGGGCCGTCGGGGCTCCCGCGGCGCGGCCCGACCGGCCCGCCCCCGACCCCTGGACCGTCGAGGACCGGCTGGCCGACGACGGGGTGCTGCTGTGGCGGCTGCCGCTGCCCGGCGCCGACCGCGACGGGCTCGGGCTGGTGCGCCGGGGTGACGAACTGATCGTCAGCGTCGGCCCGTTCCACCGGGTGCTGCCGCTGCCGTCCGCCCTGCGCCGCTGCACCGTCTCCGGCGCGGGGCTGCGCGACGGATGGCTCCAGGTGCGCTTCACCCCCGACCCCGACCTGTGGCCGAAGCGGCTCTGA
- a CDS encoding SRPBCC family protein, which translates to MAEHTSSSITIEAAPADVMEVIADFDRYPEWSGEVKEADILTKDDRGRAEQVRMLLDAGAIKDDYTLQYSWTGDDQVNWSLVKSQMLRTLDGSYRLSARDGGKSTEVTYQLTVDVKIPMLGMIKRKAEKVIIDRALAGLKKRVESA; encoded by the coding sequence ATGGCGGAACACACCAGCTCGAGCATCACGATCGAGGCGGCCCCGGCCGACGTGATGGAGGTGATCGCCGACTTCGACCGCTACCCGGAGTGGTCCGGTGAGGTGAAGGAGGCCGACATCCTCACCAAGGACGACCGGGGGCGTGCCGAGCAGGTGCGGATGCTGCTCGACGCCGGGGCGATCAAGGACGACTACACCCTCCAGTACAGCTGGACCGGAGACGACCAGGTCAACTGGTCCCTGGTCAAGTCCCAGATGCTGCGCACCCTTGACGGCTCCTACCGGCTGTCGGCGCGCGACGGCGGCAAGAGCACCGAGGTGACGTACCAGCTCACGGTCGACGTCAAGATCCCCATGCTGGGCATGATCAAGCGCAAGGCCGAGAAGGTCATCATCGACCGTGCGCTCGCGGGCCTGAAGAAGCGCGTCGAGAGCGCCTGA
- a CDS encoding metallophosphoesterase family protein, protein MRVHVVSDVHGNSEDLEKAGDGADALICLGDLVLFLDYADHTRGIFPDLFGVENADRLVELRTARRFEEARVFGDRLWEGIDRHTAIESAIRRQYAALFAAFPTPTYATYGNVDLPALWPEYAQSGTTVLDGERAEIGGLVFGFVGGGLRTPMRTPYEVDDETYAAKIAALGEVDVLCTHIPPEVPDLCYDTVARRFERGSTALLEAIHTVRPKYALFGHVHQPLVRRMRIGATECVNVGHFASSGTPWALEW, encoded by the coding sequence ATGCGAGTCCACGTGGTGAGTGACGTGCACGGCAACAGTGAGGACCTCGAGAAGGCCGGTGACGGGGCGGACGCCCTGATCTGCCTCGGCGACCTCGTGCTCTTCCTCGACTACGCGGATCACACCCGTGGCATCTTCCCCGATCTCTTCGGGGTCGAGAACGCCGACCGCCTCGTCGAGCTGCGCACCGCCCGCCGGTTCGAGGAGGCCCGGGTGTTCGGCGACCGGCTGTGGGAGGGGATCGACCGCCACACGGCGATAGAGTCCGCGATCCGCCGCCAGTACGCCGCGCTCTTCGCCGCGTTCCCCACTCCGACGTACGCCACCTACGGAAATGTCGACCTGCCGGCACTGTGGCCGGAGTACGCCCAGTCCGGTACCACCGTCCTCGACGGCGAGCGCGCCGAGATCGGCGGGCTGGTCTTCGGCTTCGTGGGCGGCGGGCTGCGCACCCCGATGCGCACCCCCTACGAGGTCGACGACGAGACCTACGCGGCGAAGATCGCGGCGCTCGGCGAGGTGGACGTGCTCTGTACCCACATCCCGCCGGAGGTGCCCGACCTCTGCTACGACACCGTGGCCCGCCGCTTCGAGCGCGGCAGCACCGCCCTTCTGGAGGCGATCCACACCGTCCGTCCCAAGTACGCCCTCTTCGGCCATGTCCATCAGCCGCTCGTCCGCCGTATGCGGATCGGCGCCACCGAGTGCGTCAATGTCGGACACTTCGCCTCTTCCGGTACCCCCTGGGCCCTGGAGTGGTGA
- a CDS encoding AMP-dependent synthetase/ligase: MREFSLPALYEVPADGNLTDLIRRNAAQHPDVAVVGRKVDGQWEDVTATAFLAEVRAAAKGLIAAGVEPGDRVGLMSRTRYEWTLLDFAIWSAGGVTVPVYETSSPEQVQWILSDSGAVAALVETGVHEAAVEAIRDSLPTLKHVWRIEGDAIETLRKLGADVPEEKVDERSSIANADSPATIVYTSGTTGRPKGCVLSHRSFFAECGNAVARLKPIFNTGESSVLLFLPEAHVFGRLVEIAAVLAPIKLGHVPDVKSLTDELAAFRPTLVLGVPRVFEKVYNSARAKAQSEGKGKIFDKAADTAIEYSQALDAPGGPSFGLRFKHKVFDRLVYSKLRAVLGGRATHAISGGAPLGARLGHFYRGIGFTVLEGYGLTESCAATTFNPWNRQKIGSVGQPMPGTVVRIADDGEVLLHGEHLFTEYWNNETATADALSDGWFHTGDVGTLDEDGYLTITGRKKEIIVTAGGKNVAPAVIEDRIRAHALVAECMVVGDGRPFVGALITVDEEFLPSWAAEHGKPEGVTVAELREDPELLAEIQQAVEDGNAAVSKAESVRKFRVLATQFTEDSGHVTPSLKLKRNVVAKDFASEIEAIYRG, from the coding sequence TTGCGCGAGTTCAGCCTTCCGGCCCTGTACGAGGTTCCGGCCGACGGCAATCTGACGGATCTCATCCGCCGCAATGCCGCACAGCATCCCGATGTCGCCGTGGTCGGCCGCAAGGTCGACGGCCAATGGGAGGACGTGACCGCGACCGCGTTCCTGGCCGAAGTGCGGGCCGCCGCCAAGGGCCTGATCGCGGCCGGGGTCGAGCCGGGCGACCGGGTCGGCCTGATGTCGCGGACCCGCTACGAATGGACACTGCTGGACTTCGCCATCTGGAGCGCCGGCGGGGTCACCGTGCCGGTGTACGAGACGAGTTCACCGGAGCAGGTCCAGTGGATCCTCAGCGATTCGGGCGCCGTGGCCGCGCTGGTCGAGACCGGGGTCCACGAGGCCGCCGTCGAGGCCATCCGGGACAGCCTGCCCACCCTGAAGCATGTCTGGCGGATCGAGGGCGATGCCATCGAGACGCTGCGGAAGCTGGGCGCGGACGTGCCCGAGGAGAAGGTGGACGAGCGCTCCTCGATCGCCAACGCCGACTCCCCCGCCACCATCGTCTACACCTCCGGCACCACGGGCCGCCCCAAGGGCTGTGTGCTCTCGCACCGCAGCTTCTTCGCCGAATGCGGCAACGCGGTGGCGCGGCTGAAGCCGATCTTCAACACCGGTGAGTCGTCGGTGCTGCTGTTCCTCCCCGAGGCCCATGTCTTCGGGCGGCTGGTGGAGATCGCGGCGGTGCTGGCGCCGATCAAGCTCGGCCATGTGCCGGATGTGAAGTCCCTGACCGACGAACTCGCCGCGTTCCGGCCCACCTTGGTGCTGGGCGTGCCGCGCGTCTTCGAGAAGGTCTACAACTCGGCGCGGGCGAAGGCCCAGTCCGAGGGCAAGGGCAAAATCTTCGACAAGGCGGCCGACACCGCCATCGAGTACAGCCAGGCGCTGGACGCCCCGGGCGGGCCGTCCTTCGGGCTCCGGTTCAAGCACAAGGTCTTCGACCGGCTGGTCTACAGCAAGCTGCGGGCCGTACTCGGCGGCCGGGCCACCCACGCCATCTCCGGCGGTGCGCCGTTGGGCGCGCGGCTGGGCCACTTCTACCGGGGCATCGGCTTCACGGTGCTGGAGGGGTACGGCCTGACGGAGTCCTGCGCGGCGACCACCTTCAACCCCTGGAACCGGCAGAAGATCGGCTCGGTCGGGCAGCCGATGCCGGGCACGGTGGTGCGCATCGCCGACGACGGCGAGGTGCTGCTGCACGGTGAGCACCTCTTCACCGAGTACTGGAACAACGAGACGGCCACCGCGGACGCGCTGTCGGACGGCTGGTTCCACACCGGGGACGTGGGCACGCTCGACGAGGACGGCTACCTCACCATCACCGGCCGCAAGAAGGAGATCATCGTCACCGCGGGCGGCAAGAACGTCGCCCCGGCGGTGATCGAGGACCGGATCCGCGCCCATGCCCTGGTCGCCGAGTGCATGGTCGTCGGCGACGGCCGTCCCTTCGTGGGCGCGCTGATCACGGTCGACGAGGAGTTCCTGCCGAGCTGGGCGGCCGAGCACGGCAAGCCCGAGGGTGTGACGGTGGCCGAGCTGCGGGAGGACCCCGAGCTGCTGGCCGAGATCCAGCAGGCGGTGGAGGACGGCAACGCGGCGGTGTCCAAGGCGGAGTCGGTGCGCAAGTTCCGCGTCCTGGCGACGCAGTTCACCGAGGACTCCGGGCATGTGACGCCCTCGCTGAAGCTGAAGCGGAACGTGGTGGCGAAGGACTTCGCGTCCGAGATCGAGGCCATCTACCGCGGCTGA
- a CDS encoding glycosyltransferase family 4 protein — protein sequence MDKTLLVTNDFPPRPGGIQAFLHNIALRLDPDRIVVYASTWKRGQEGAEATARFDAEQPYQVVRDRTTMLLPTPRVTRRAAALLREHGCTAVWFGAAAPLGLMAPALRAAGARRLVATTHGHEAAWAQLPAARRLLRRIGGSTDTITYLGEYTRSRIAAALDPRDAARMVQLPPGVDEKTFHPGSGGDEIRARLGLAERPVVVCVSRLVPRKGQDTLIRAMPRILKRVPDAVLLIVGGGPYAKDLRRLAETEGVADSVRFTGPVPWEELPAHYGAGDVFAMPCRTRRGGLDVEGLGIVYLEASATGLPVVAGDSGGAPDAVLDGETGWVVRGDSAEQSAERVVTLLEDAELRRRMGERGRAWVEERWRWDLLADRLKSLL from the coding sequence ATGGACAAGACCCTGCTCGTGACCAACGACTTTCCGCCCCGCCCCGGCGGCATCCAGGCGTTTCTGCACAACATCGCGCTGCGCCTCGACCCGGACCGGATCGTCGTCTACGCCTCCACCTGGAAGCGCGGCCAGGAGGGCGCCGAGGCCACCGCCCGCTTCGACGCCGAGCAGCCGTACCAGGTCGTCCGGGACCGGACGACCATGCTGCTGCCCACCCCGAGGGTCACCCGCCGCGCGGCCGCGCTGCTGCGGGAGCACGGCTGCACCGCGGTGTGGTTCGGCGCCGCCGCGCCGCTCGGGCTGATGGCCCCCGCGCTGCGCGCGGCGGGGGCGCGGCGACTGGTGGCCACGACGCACGGCCACGAGGCGGCCTGGGCGCAGCTACCCGCCGCACGGCGGCTGCTGCGGCGGATCGGCGGGTCCACGGACACCATCACCTATCTGGGTGAGTACACCCGCTCCCGTATCGCCGCCGCGCTCGACCCCCGGGACGCCGCCCGGATGGTCCAACTGCCCCCCGGTGTGGACGAGAAGACCTTCCACCCCGGCTCGGGCGGCGACGAGATCCGGGCCCGCCTCGGCCTCGCCGAGCGGCCCGTCGTGGTGTGTGTCTCCCGGCTGGTGCCGCGCAAGGGGCAGGACACGCTGATCCGGGCCATGCCGCGGATCCTGAAGCGGGTGCCGGACGCCGTGCTGCTGATCGTCGGCGGCGGGCCGTACGCGAAGGACCTGCGCCGGCTCGCGGAGACCGAGGGCGTGGCCGACTCCGTACGGTTCACCGGCCCCGTGCCCTGGGAGGAGCTGCCCGCCCACTACGGCGCGGGCGACGTCTTCGCCATGCCCTGCCGCACCCGCCGTGGCGGGCTGGACGTCGAGGGCCTCGGCATCGTCTATCTGGAGGCGTCCGCGACCGGGCTGCCGGTCGTCGCCGGGGACTCGGGCGGGGCGCCGGACGCGGTGCTGGACGGGGAGACCGGGTGGGTCGTCCGGGGCGACTCCGCCGAGCAGAGCGCCGAGCGCGTCGTGACCCTGCTGGAGGACGCCGAACTGCGCCGTCGCATGGGCGAGCGGGGCCGCGCCTGGGTGGAGGAGCGCTGGCGCTGGGATCTGCTGGCCGACCGCCTGAAGTCGCTGCTGTGA
- a CDS encoding NlpC/P60 family protein: MAFCRRVAKPGSGRAAVWTAASAAAVASAAALSAVAAGAEPHDPAGRPAARSAGDRIATLYAQAERATERYNAAQTRTQALRREVDRIQDRVARGQGRVNRMRVALGALAGGQYRTGGIDPGLALLLSGDPAQYLDRAATLERITSRQAARLRVVQSAQRTLRQERAEAAAKLVKLEHSRRAVARHKRAVQHRLATARRLVNALPPRERETHGQHRASRAGGREPGALAGLPPGTLSSGTGTGPGELPGGRIGGRHAAPFSGRAAAAFGAARAALGLPYAWGHAGPTAFDCSGLTQWAYAHAGVAIPRTSQAQAHAGQPVPLSQARPGDLVVYRSDASHVAMYAGNGQVIHAPYPGARVRYDAVDMLPISSITRV; the protein is encoded by the coding sequence ATGGCGTTCTGTCGTCGCGTCGCGAAACCCGGGTCCGGCCGGGCCGCCGTCTGGACCGCCGCCTCGGCGGCCGCGGTGGCCTCCGCCGCCGCGCTGTCCGCCGTGGCGGCCGGTGCCGAACCGCACGACCCGGCGGGCCGTCCGGCCGCCCGGTCCGCCGGCGACCGCATCGCCACGCTCTACGCCCAGGCGGAGCGGGCCACCGAGCGCTACAACGCGGCGCAGACGCGCACCCAGGCCCTGCGCCGCGAGGTCGACCGGATCCAGGACCGGGTCGCCAGGGGCCAGGGGCGGGTCAACCGGATGCGGGTGGCGCTCGGCGCCCTCGCGGGCGGGCAGTACCGCACCGGCGGGATCGATCCGGGCCTCGCCCTGCTCCTCTCCGGTGACCCGGCCCAGTACCTCGACCGGGCCGCCACCCTGGAGCGGATCACCAGCCGCCAGGCCGCACGGCTACGGGTGGTCCAGAGCGCCCAGCGCACACTGCGGCAGGAGCGCGCGGAGGCCGCGGCCAAGCTGGTGAAGCTGGAGCACAGCCGCCGGGCCGTGGCCCGCCACAAGCGGGCGGTCCAGCACCGGTTGGCCACGGCGCGGCGGCTGGTGAACGCGCTGCCGCCCAGGGAGCGGGAGACCCATGGGCAGCACCGCGCCTCGCGGGCGGGCGGACGGGAGCCCGGCGCCCTCGCCGGGCTGCCGCCGGGCACCCTGTCCTCCGGTACGGGAACCGGCCCCGGTGAGCTCCCCGGTGGCCGCATCGGCGGGCGGCATGCGGCGCCGTTCTCGGGGCGGGCCGCCGCGGCGTTCGGCGCCGCACGGGCGGCCCTCGGGCTGCCGTACGCATGGGGCCACGCCGGTCCCACCGCCTTCGACTGCTCCGGGCTGACCCAATGGGCCTACGCCCACGCCGGAGTGGCCATTCCGCGCACCTCACAGGCCCAGGCGCACGCCGGGCAGCCGGTGCCGCTGTCCCAGGCCCGCCCCGGCGATCTGGTGGTCTACCGCTCCGACGCCAGCCATGTCGCCATGTACGCGGGCAACGGACAGGTGATCCACGCCCCCTACCCAGGGGCGCGGGTCCGCTACGACGCCGTGGACATGTTGCCGATCTCTTCCATCACTCGCGTCTGA
- a CDS encoding NlpC/P60 family protein, translating into MASHRRPKQPSRTRVTVLTATAAAAVALTSQAAQAAPKQDKKDVKEQVDKLYGEAEQATEKYNGAKDKQQKLEKQVGDLQDKVARGQEDLNKLRNGLGSMATAQYRSGGIDPSVQLLLSSDPDTYLEKASTLSQLSGKQAESLRKIADKQRTLKQQREEASTKLQDLADTRKALGKKKDEIQGKLSKARNLLNTLTAKERAKMAAQDAERANRSSSRVDLGNEVPESGRAAAALAAAKTKIGLPYVWGATGPSSFDCSGLTGWAYQQAGVQLPRISQDQANAGSRIGRGELKPGDLVLFYGDLHHIGLYAGNGQVLHAPKPGAGVRYESMDNMPFQFGVRV; encoded by the coding sequence GTGGCGTCCCACCGTCGACCCAAGCAGCCGAGCCGCACTCGGGTAACCGTCCTTACCGCGACCGCGGCCGCCGCCGTCGCTCTCACCTCCCAGGCCGCCCAGGCCGCTCCGAAGCAGGACAAGAAGGACGTCAAGGAGCAGGTCGACAAGCTCTACGGAGAGGCGGAGCAGGCGACCGAGAAGTACAACGGCGCCAAGGACAAGCAGCAGAAGCTGGAGAAGCAGGTCGGCGATCTGCAGGACAAGGTGGCGCGCGGCCAGGAGGACCTGAACAAGCTGCGCAACGGCCTGGGTTCGATGGCCACCGCCCAGTACCGCTCCGGCGGCATCGACCCGTCGGTGCAGCTTCTCCTCTCCTCCGACCCGGACACCTACCTCGAGAAGGCGTCCACCCTCAGCCAGCTGAGCGGCAAGCAGGCCGAGTCCCTGCGGAAGATCGCCGACAAGCAGCGCACCCTCAAGCAGCAGCGCGAGGAGGCGTCCACCAAGCTGCAGGACCTGGCGGACACCCGTAAGGCGCTCGGCAAGAAGAAGGACGAGATCCAGGGCAAGCTGTCCAAGGCCCGGAACCTCCTCAACACCCTCACCGCCAAGGAGCGGGCCAAGATGGCCGCCCAGGACGCGGAGCGTGCCAACCGCTCCAGCAGCCGGGTCGACCTGGGCAACGAGGTGCCGGAGTCGGGGCGTGCCGCCGCCGCGCTCGCCGCCGCCAAGACGAAGATCGGCCTCCCGTACGTCTGGGGCGCGACCGGTCCGTCCTCCTTCGACTGCTCCGGACTCACCGGCTGGGCCTACCAGCAGGCCGGGGTGCAGCTCCCGCGCATCTCCCAGGACCAGGCGAACGCCGGCAGCCGCATCGGCCGCGGTGAGCTCAAGCCGGGCGACCTGGTGCTCTTCTACGGCGACCTGCACCACATAGGTCTCTACGCGGGCAACGGCCAGGTGCTGCACGCGCCCAAGCCCGGTGCCGGTGTGCGCTACGAGTCGATGGACAACATGCCGTTCCAGTTCGGCGTCCGGGTCTGA
- a CDS encoding NYN domain-containing protein has protein sequence MVERTGDPGAAGDAEGVTEALDRPLPEGVRRRVVALVADAFGGLTVTELPTQLRQYARFTPTRRAKFAGNAMAAAVESDPVFRQRIAGRLRETQRELAEAIEGGSPPAAADPVDVAAVAYVLRPVGWVKLVEAAGEEAQRASAERAGEEAARELQRLRDELAEAKAATRHETERTRSELEAARKENDGLQRKLRSAQSDVRRGAAAVRKAEAELESVRAEAAARQATADSEARRLRARLAEAESALEASRRAVREGRSVEDMRLRLLLDTVLDAAQGLRRELALPPASVRPADTVDAVEPGKMTPKDIATRALSEMDPALLDQLLALPQAHLVVDGYNVTKTGYPTMPLEKQRLRLLGGLAVLAAQTGAEMTCVFDGAELLAPVLLAPPRGVRVLFSKPGVTADELIRQIVRAEPPGRPVVVVSTDREVADGVARAGARPVASALLLKRLART, from the coding sequence GTGGTGGAGCGGACCGGTGACCCCGGGGCGGCCGGTGACGCCGAGGGCGTCACCGAGGCGCTGGACCGCCCGCTGCCGGAAGGGGTGCGGCGGCGGGTGGTGGCGCTGGTCGCGGACGCCTTCGGCGGCCTGACGGTCACCGAGCTGCCCACCCAGCTTCGGCAGTACGCCCGCTTCACCCCGACCCGCCGCGCCAAGTTCGCGGGCAACGCGATGGCCGCCGCGGTGGAGAGCGACCCCGTCTTCCGGCAGCGGATCGCGGGGCGGCTGCGGGAGACCCAGCGGGAGCTGGCCGAGGCCATCGAGGGCGGATCGCCGCCCGCCGCGGCCGATCCGGTGGATGTGGCGGCGGTGGCGTATGTGCTGCGGCCGGTGGGCTGGGTCAAGCTGGTCGAGGCGGCGGGCGAGGAGGCCCAGCGGGCCTCCGCCGAGCGGGCCGGTGAGGAGGCGGCGCGCGAGCTGCAGCGGCTGCGCGACGAACTCGCCGAGGCCAAGGCGGCCACCCGGCATGAGACGGAGCGGACGCGCAGCGAGTTGGAGGCCGCCCGTAAGGAGAACGACGGGCTGCAGCGCAAGCTGCGCAGCGCGCAGAGCGATGTGCGGCGGGGCGCGGCCGCGGTGCGCAAGGCCGAGGCGGAGCTGGAGTCCGTACGGGCGGAGGCGGCGGCCCGTCAGGCCACCGCGGACAGCGAGGCGCGGCGGCTGCGGGCCCGGCTCGCGGAGGCGGAGTCGGCGCTGGAGGCCAGCCGGCGGGCGGTGCGCGAGGGGCGCAGCGTGGAGGACATGCGGCTGCGGCTGCTGCTGGACACGGTGCTGGACGCGGCGCAGGGGCTGCGGCGCGAACTGGCCCTGCCGCCCGCGTCGGTGCGCCCGGCGGACACGGTGGACGCCGTGGAGCCGGGGAAGATGACGCCGAAGGACATAGCGACCAGGGCGCTGTCGGAGATGGACCCGGCCCTGCTGGACCAGTTGCTCGCGCTGCCGCAGGCGCATCTGGTGGTGGACGGCTACAACGTCACCAAGACCGGCTATCCCACGATGCCGTTGGAGAAGCAGCGGCTGCGGCTGCTGGGCGGTCTCGCGGTGCTCGCGGCCCAGACGGGCGCGGAGATGACCTGTGTCTTCGACGGGGCCGAGCTGCTCGCGCCGGTGCTGCTCGCGCCGCCGCGCGGGGTGCGGGTGCTGTTCAGCAAGCCCGGGGTGACGGCGGACGAGTTGATCCGCCAGATCGTGCGCGCGGAGCCGCCGGGCCGGCCGGTGGTGGTGGTGTCGACCGACCGCGAGGTGGCCGACGGGGTGGCGCGCGCCGGAGCGCGCCCCGTGGCATCCGCGCTGCTGCTGAAGCGACTTGCCCGTACCTGA
- a CDS encoding rhomboid family intramembrane serine protease, with the protein MIETSSGRDRPWMAGHGRPWVTYGLIVSCCLLFVIGPASGLNPGYGTGGRLVEAQSTYFERWGVVPSALWSGAPDQPLAPLTALFVHGNWLHLLGNMLFLYVFGAMTEERMGRVQFAVFYLVTGYLALLGYAAAHADSAQTLVGASGSISGVLGAFLWLFPRARVTSLFPFLFFLPLRFPAWAVLIFWVALQWLAARQADDRPGVAYLAHLVGFTLGFLYAWGRFGRRARVGGAARASEGESQP; encoded by the coding sequence ATGATCGAGACGTCGTCGGGGCGCGACCGCCCCTGGATGGCGGGGCACGGCCGCCCGTGGGTGACATACGGCCTGATCGTGAGCTGCTGCCTGCTCTTCGTCATCGGACCGGCCTCGGGGCTCAACCCCGGCTATGGCACGGGCGGGCGGCTGGTGGAGGCCCAGTCCACGTACTTCGAGCGCTGGGGAGTGGTGCCCAGCGCCCTGTGGAGCGGCGCCCCGGATCAGCCGCTCGCCCCGCTGACCGCGCTGTTCGTGCACGGGAACTGGCTGCATCTGCTCGGCAACATGCTGTTTCTCTACGTCTTCGGGGCGATGACCGAGGAGCGGATGGGACGAGTCCAGTTCGCCGTCTTCTACCTCGTCACGGGCTATCTGGCGCTGCTCGGCTACGCCGCCGCGCACGCCGACTCCGCCCAGACCCTGGTGGGCGCCTCCGGGTCCATTTCCGGGGTACTCGGCGCCTTCCTGTGGCTGTTTCCCCGGGCCCGGGTGACCAGTCTCTTTCCGTTTCTGTTCTTTCTGCCGCTGCGCTTTCCGGCCTGGGCGGTGCTGATCTTCTGGGTGGCCCTCCAGTGGCTGGCCGCCCGGCAGGCCGACGACCGCCCCGGCGTCGCCTATCTCGCCCATCTCGTGGGCTTCACGCTCGGCTTTCTCTACGCGTGGGGGCGGTTCGGGCGGAGGGCTAGAGTGGGCGGCGCAGCCAGGGCCAGTGAGGGAGAAAGCCAGCCGTGA
- a CDS encoding Lrp/AsnC family transcriptional regulator — protein sequence MITSIVLIKTSVDRIPETAEKIAALENVSEVYSVTGAHDLIAMVRVARHDDLADIITGQISKLPGVASTETHIAFRTYSQHDLEAAFAIGLDG from the coding sequence GTGATCACTTCGATCGTGCTCATCAAGACCAGCGTGGACCGGATTCCGGAGACCGCCGAGAAGATCGCCGCGCTGGAGAACGTGAGCGAGGTCTACTCGGTCACCGGCGCGCACGATCTGATCGCGATGGTGCGGGTGGCCCGGCACGACGACCTCGCGGACATCATCACCGGCCAGATCAGCAAGCTGCCGGGGGTGGCCTCCACCGAGACGCACATCGCCTTCCGGACGTACTCCCAGCACGACCTCGAGGCGGCGTTCGCCATCGGCCTGGACGGCTAG